A region from the Coffea eugenioides isolate CCC68of chromosome 9, Ceug_1.0, whole genome shotgun sequence genome encodes:
- the LOC113782354 gene encoding dentin matrix acidic phosphoprotein 1-like: MGDNPWQTIDIHMHYGGYFKWKPRIRYTGEHVRVFCGWDPDELSVFEFQKMYQTIEHGVTNMNFWYSIPFHDLDVGVVSIKDDVDIELLTTCYEGLSEMHIYAERGPDPIEAEISSSSTVKGKDDIDLLVIGSEDNNDIPDINCRAKDICEEESSQMESNPAIMGPHREKIHDSGNKSKRKKATNDKKVKSQRVKLSARKSVKQLFKDKEEGDTSSEFRQSPTRKSAQETTQAERDPTSEQTDCRGEPTTQAERDPTSEQTDCRGEKTVHEGEEEDEVIPDYSYFPNWIREAVELPEDDDIFASLHGQGSTQASINIGSANSVGIGYVQQQENQQAKASKQADLDEHQQKQHENQQPKDNPGADLDEHQQQQENQQPKHTLEADLGQHQQQTQSKK; the protein is encoded by the exons ATGGGAGATAATCCGTGGCAGACCATAGACATACACATGCATTATGGTGGATATTTCAAATGGAAACCGAGAATTAGATACACTGGCGAACACGTGAGGGTATTTTGTGGATGGGACCCTGATGAATTATCTGTATTTGAGTTTCAAAAAATGTACCAAACGATTGAGCACGGCGTTACAAATATGAATTTCTGGTACTCTATTCCCTTTCATGACCTTGATGTTGGTGTGGTTAGCATCAAGGATGATGTGGACATCGAATTATTGACAACATGTTATGAGGGGCTTTCAGAAATGCACATATATGCTGAGAGGGGGCCTGATCCCATTGAA GCTGAGATTAGTTCGTCCTCAACTGTTAAAGGCAAGGATGACATCGACCTTTTAGTAATTGGGAGTGAGGACAATAATGACATTCCAGACATTAACTGTAGAGCAAAGGACATCTGTGAAGAAGAGTCATCACAAATGGAGTCAAATCCAGCTATTATGGGACCACATAGAGAGAAGATACATGATTCTGGTAACAAATCCAAGAGAAAGAAGGCAACAAATGATAAAAAAGTCAAGTCGCAAAGAGTAAAGTTAAGTGCAAGGAAATCAGTCAAGCAGTTATTTAAAGACAAAGAAGAAGGTGATACATCCTCAGAGTTTCGACAGTCTCCTACAAGGAAGTCAGCACAAGAAACAACACAGGCAGAGAGAGATCCAACATCAGAGCAGACTGACTGTAGGGGAGAACCAACAACACAGGCAGAGAGAGATCCAACATCAGAGCAGACTGATTGTAGGGGAGAAAAAACAGTTCATGAAGgcgaagaagaagatgaagtcATACCAGATTATTCATATTTTCCTAATTGGATAAGAGAAGCAGTAGAACTGCCTGAAGATGATGATATATTTGCAAGTTTACACGGTCAAGGATCAACACAGGCATCGATAAATATTGGATCTGCAAATTCGGTTGGTATTGGTTATGTGCAGCAACAAGAAAATCAGCAAGCAAAAGCATCAAAACAAGCTGATTTAGATGAACATCAACAAAAACAACATGAAAATCAGCAACCAAAAGATAACCCAGGAGCTGATTTAGATGAACATCAACAGCAACAAGAAAATCAGCAACCAAAACATACACTAGAAGCTGATTTGGGACAACATCAACAGCAAACCCAATCCAAAAAATAA
- the LOC113782355 gene encoding uncharacterized protein LOC113782355 gives MIKTLKGEHHCGRDYSNRHATSTYLSNKFQAKVRDDPGSTVKNSNPDSHISLQIDRRNVEERATFQRIYYGLGALKNGFLKGCRPIIGLDGCFLKSPFGSQLLTALGRDANENMFPISLAVVEVENYDSWSWFLRKLISQIGRGNKGMAYTFISDRQKGLVHAIEELFPESEHRFCLKHMFENFKQRFKNQDLRDMFWEVAAATSMPEHETTLSNLERADPQEDDKLTAVGWFKRLPPKLWSRAHFSTACRSDTCVNNISESWNNYILKARGEPIITMLEWIQRRLMQRLVTKREGMVKHGGTLCPNISKKLEKLKIKVRNCVAVYGGNGNLEVDGYGRTNVVNLELKTCTCGHFQLSGIPCVHAVACIQSRKLKFEDYVDACYHREAYLRAYNFTIGLVPSRQFWVDSKMQYMNPPLVKKQPGRPKKQRKKGPEEPTNQQKANRKGLAVYCRRCLKSGHNIRTCKSAIDPQSKLYKTPKVGPTVSNATSVASATQASVSSTTATTLSQSFAIILYFSCAPSSFLSHQ, from the exons ATGATCAAGACTCTTAAGGGAGAGCACCATTGTGGCAGGGATTACAGCAATCGACATGCCACTTCAACATATCTGAGTAATAAATTTCAAGCCAAAGTGAGGGATGATCCTGGGT CTACTGTTAAAAATTCCAATCCTGATAGTCATATTTCATTGCAAATTGATAGGCGAAATGTTGAGGAAAGGGCTACATTTCAGAGGATATATTATGGTTTAGGTGCTTTGAAAAATGGTTTCTTAAAAGGATGTAGACCTATCATAGGACTAGATGGCTGCTTCCTCAAGAGTCCCTTTGGAAGTCAGCTGCTTACAGCCTTGGGTAGGGATGCCAATGAAAATATGTTCCCTATTTCCTTGGCTGTTGTTGAGGTTGAGAATTACGACAGTTGGAGTTGGTTTTTGCGGAAATTAATCAGCCAAATTGGAAGAGGAAACAAAGGAATGGCTTACACTTTCATTTCGGATAGGCAAAAAGGTCTTGTCCATGCAATTGAAGAATTGTTTCCTGAATCAGAGCACAGATTCTGTTTGAAACATATGTTCGAGAACTTCAAACAAAGATTCAAGAATCAAGACCTTAGAGATATGTTTTGGGAAGTTGCTGCAGCAACAAGCATGCCGGAGCATGAAACTACCCTTTCAAATCTTGAAAGGGCTGACCCACAAGAAGATGACAAGCTAACAGCTGTGGGATGGTTCAAACGGTTGCCTCCAAAATTATGGTCCAGAGCTCATTTTAGTACAGCTTGTAGGAGTGACACTTGCGTTAACAACATAAGTGAGTCATGGAATAATTACATTCTAAAAGCTAGAGGGGAGCCAATAATAACAATGCTGGAGTGGATTCAGAGGAGATTAATGCAAAGATTGGTAACCAAACGAGAGGGCATGGTGAAACATGGTGGCACTTTATGTCCAAACATTTCTAAGAAGTTAGAGAAGCTTAAGATAAAGGTAAGAAATTGTGTTGCGGTTTATGGAGGAAATGGGAATTTGGAAGTTGATGGCTATGGAAGGACAAATGTTGTCAATTTGGAGTTGAAAACTTGTACCTGTGGTCATTTTCAGCTTAGTGGCATTCCTTGCGTGCATGCGGTTGCCTGCATTCAGAGCAGAAAGTTGAAATTTGAGGACTATGTTGATGCTTGTTACCATAGGGAAGCATATTTACGGGCCTACAACTTCACAATTGGTCTTGTTCCTTCGAGGCAGTTCTGGGTAGATAGCAAAATGCAATATATGAACCCACCATTGGTGAAAAAACAGCCTGGTAGGCCAAAAAAGCAGAGGAAGAAGGGTCCAGAAGAGCCTACAAATCAGCAGAAAGCAAATAGGAAAGGTCTTGCAGTTTACTGTCGGAGGTGTTTGAAATCTGGACATAACATACGAACTTGCAAATCAGCGATCGACCCTCAGTCTAAACTTTATAAA ACACCTAAAGTTGGTCCAacagtttcaaatgcaacatcCGTAGCTTCTGCAACTCAGGCTAGCGTCTCAAGTACTACTGCTACTACACTTTCACAG TCCTTTGCCATTATATTATACTTCAGTTGTGCTCCATCCAGCTTCCTGTCCCATCAGTAA